The Acidobacteriota bacterium genomic interval CATCGTAAGCGACTTATTGACCGTCCGGGAGCTTGCGGGAAGCGTGAAACAGGCACGACGGCTGCGGACAACGCCCATGACGTGGGCCGCCTGCGGCCGCGTCCGGAACGTTCACGGCCCGGTGAGTGGATTGGTGTACAGCAGTCCAGGGAAGCGTCCGTAGTCGTTGTCGGTGGAGCACACGGTCGCGCCACGTTCGATCGCCATCGCGGCCAGATGCGCGTCCGAGGTGAGGTTGCCCGCGGTGCCCGAGGCCAGGATCAGCCCGCGGAACAGCGGCCAGAAGTGCGGGCCAGGCGTCACCAGTTCGACGTTCGGCTGCGCCAGCCACGAGTCCACATACCCGATCGCGGCTGCCAGCGTCAGCGTGCGGGCCAAAATGCCCTCCCGCGTGGTGATGCGGAGAAACGCCAGCAGCACGATCCACGCGAGCCCCACCCGATCG includes:
- a CDS encoding type II toxin-antitoxin system VapC family toxin is translated as MILIDANLLIYAIDADSHHHGVAKAWLEETLSGTDRVGLAWIVLLAFLRITTREGILARTLTLAAAIGYVDSWLAQPNVELVTPGPHFWPLFRGLILASGTAGNLTSDAHLAAMAIERGATVCSTDNDYGRFPGLLYTNPLTGP